Proteins encoded within one genomic window of Chlorobaculum sp. MV4-Y:
- a CDS encoding fused DSP-PTPase phosphatase/NAD kinase-like protein has translation MNAWQLDDTIRRYGIKTVVNLRGAFPDEQWYLDEIRVSKADLAEHLDFRLSAAHYLAPKSLDSIVTIVESAPKPVLVHCQGGADRTGLFCAAWKLKIDKSLPEDAAGQLSVLYGHIPYMYDKTEEMDRSFADYTRFVRSLK, from the coding sequence ATGAATGCTTGGCAGCTTGACGATACTATCAGAAGGTATGGCATCAAAACAGTCGTCAATCTTCGGGGCGCGTTTCCCGACGAGCAATGGTACCTGGATGAAATTCGGGTATCGAAAGCCGATCTCGCCGAGCATCTCGATTTCCGGCTTTCGGCGGCCCATTACCTTGCTCCGAAATCTCTCGACAGCATTGTCACTATTGTGGAGTCTGCCCCCAAACCTGTTCTCGTCCATTGCCAGGGCGGAGCGGATCGAACCGGCCTTTTCTGTGCCGCGTGGAAATTGAAAATCGACAAGAGTTTACCGGAGGATGCTGCGGGTCAACTTTCGGTACTGTATGGACATATTCCTTACATGTACGACAAAACCGAGGAGATGGACAGAAGCTTTGCCGATTACACCCGTTTTGTGCGATCACTTAAATGA